A genomic segment from Desulfurispirillum indicum S5 encodes:
- the glnE gene encoding bifunctional [glutamate--ammonia ligase]-adenylyl-L-tyrosine phosphorylase/[glutamate--ammonia-ligase] adenylyltransferase has protein sequence MTHFADEISAQKNLAYIASHLDLDVDHAWCQRLWHQATESYDADLFLNHLERVVASNREEFARQWDDDSLERLAALLSSSAFIAKLMQRDANLLRLCHRRPEAYPPAYRYQQPDFLRLEAQMMEMEEKDFIRALRSYRNGKMIEFALRDLLGLDSLEVLLGDLSMLAEITLELSYRYAWQRLVQRFGEPMYEDYDTGQHKRAHFAIIGLGKLGGGDLNFCSDVDIMYLYDSAYRGMTTGGSRSAIETHQFFVELSKLITRSMSENTEDGFVFRVDLRLRPDGDTGEICLALQGYENYYSTMGQTWERSMLIKARPVGGHDELVRQFQAMVRPFIYRKYMDENTVLSIRELKDKIDVKVRKNIHSNVKLGRGGIREIEFFISIIQLLYGGKDTSLRQFSTVRALDVLRDQKYIDRCESEELWQCYQFLRRVEHRVQMFDQRQSHTIPDDESFQLRMARQMGFDNTEAFWSELRATMDLAHEYFSTLFVEEHQESAVPTEIFSGNYSREELVPMLSQYSFANPRKAAVNIYTILEQALHHEEEHRKLRSVAEALLNHIDQSPDPDMALNNFERFYTAAARKGRVMKLFYSNPEAIGTFITVFASSAYLSNLINSYPETTDILLSPPWTEEDIPDATTYQQLLMEQVQPFRKDTEAFLDHLRYFKAMEFLHIGFRELRGKLDVSSSTAVLSNLADAMVRVVYDYVCAELTERYGQPMCEDRHCGFTIVGLGKFGGRELNYSSDLDLIFLYDGAGETTGGSGGTLRNNEYFVRLVQRLINRLSVATSRGICYKVDARLRPNGDAGTLVTPLQGFVEYHENQHAMTWEKQMLLKARYVCGDESLYQRFRSYVNEAVFGQPFTPEQFTEIHDMRLRIEKEKGGSTGKHHDYKAGTGGLLDIEFLSQAMQIYHAKSFPELLDANRTFDLLDQLQAMGAWEKTDGETLRQGYLFYRHLENMVKIYQDNASSRINLNAQELNPLAFRMGYGKTAGAALLECYTRTSRDVRELFAKYFGKLRDR, from the coding sequence ATGACACACTTCGCCGACGAAATTTCCGCACAAAAAAACCTTGCATACATCGCCAGCCACCTGGACCTTGACGTGGATCATGCCTGGTGCCAGCGCCTGTGGCACCAGGCAACGGAGTCCTATGATGCCGATCTGTTCCTCAACCATCTGGAGCGGGTGGTGGCAAGCAACCGTGAAGAGTTTGCCCGGCAGTGGGATGACGACTCCCTGGAGCGCCTGGCAGCACTTCTCTCTTCCAGCGCTTTCATCGCCAAGCTGATGCAGCGGGATGCGAATCTGCTGCGCCTGTGTCATCGGCGTCCCGAGGCGTATCCGCCGGCCTACCGCTATCAACAGCCGGATTTTCTGCGCCTGGAGGCGCAGATGATGGAGATGGAGGAAAAGGATTTCATCCGCGCCCTGCGCTCCTACCGCAACGGCAAGATGATTGAGTTCGCCCTGCGCGATCTGCTGGGGCTTGATTCCCTGGAAGTGCTGCTGGGAGACCTGTCCATGCTGGCCGAGATCACCCTGGAATTGTCCTATCGCTATGCCTGGCAGCGCCTGGTTCAGCGCTTTGGCGAACCCATGTACGAGGATTACGACACCGGCCAGCACAAGCGGGCCCACTTTGCCATTATCGGCCTTGGCAAGCTGGGCGGCGGCGACCTGAATTTCTGCTCCGATGTGGATATCATGTACCTGTACGACTCGGCCTATCGGGGCATGACCACCGGTGGCAGCCGCAGCGCCATCGAGACCCATCAGTTCTTTGTGGAGCTCAGTAAGCTGATTACCCGCTCTATGTCCGAAAATACCGAGGATGGCTTTGTTTTCCGCGTTGATCTGCGCCTGCGGCCCGATGGCGACACCGGCGAAATCTGCCTGGCCCTGCAGGGTTACGAGAACTACTACAGCACCATGGGCCAGACCTGGGAGCGCAGCATGCTGATCAAGGCGCGCCCGGTGGGCGGCCACGATGAGCTGGTGCGCCAGTTTCAGGCCATGGTACGGCCATTCATCTACCGCAAATACATGGACGAGAACACCGTGCTCTCCATCCGCGAGCTCAAGGACAAAATCGACGTCAAGGTGCGCAAGAACATTCACAGCAACGTAAAGCTTGGCCGTGGTGGTATCCGCGAGATCGAATTCTTTATCTCCATCATCCAGCTGCTCTACGGCGGTAAGGACACCTCCCTGCGCCAGTTTTCCACCGTACGCGCCCTGGATGTGCTGCGCGATCAGAAGTATATCGACCGCTGCGAATCCGAGGAGCTGTGGCAGTGCTACCAGTTCCTGCGCCGGGTGGAGCACCGGGTGCAGATGTTTGACCAGCGCCAGAGCCATACGATCCCCGATGACGAATCCTTCCAGCTGCGCATGGCCCGTCAAATGGGCTTTGACAACACAGAGGCGTTCTGGAGCGAACTGCGCGCCACCATGGATCTGGCGCATGAGTACTTCAGCACTCTCTTTGTGGAGGAACACCAGGAAAGCGCGGTGCCAACGGAAATATTCTCCGGCAACTACAGCCGCGAAGAGCTGGTGCCCATGCTCTCCCAATACTCCTTCGCCAACCCCCGCAAGGCGGCGGTGAATATCTACACCATCCTGGAACAGGCGTTACACCACGAAGAGGAACACCGCAAGCTGCGCTCCGTGGCAGAGGCTCTGCTGAATCACATTGACCAGAGCCCAGATCCTGACATGGCCCTCAACAACTTCGAACGCTTCTACACCGCTGCTGCCCGCAAAGGTCGCGTAATGAAGCTCTTCTACTCCAACCCGGAAGCCATCGGCACTTTTATTACTGTCTTTGCCAGCAGCGCCTACCTCTCCAACCTCATCAACAGCTACCCCGAAACCACCGATATCCTGCTCTCACCACCCTGGACCGAGGAGGACATCCCCGACGCCACCACCTATCAGCAGCTTCTCATGGAGCAGGTTCAGCCTTTCAGGAAGGATACGGAAGCCTTCCTGGATCACCTGCGCTACTTCAAGGCCATGGAGTTTCTGCACATCGGCTTTCGCGAACTGCGAGGCAAGCTGGACGTCTCTTCCTCCACCGCCGTGCTCAGCAATCTGGCCGATGCCATGGTGCGCGTGGTGTACGACTATGTCTGCGCCGAACTTACCGAGCGATACGGGCAGCCCATGTGCGAAGACCGCCACTGCGGTTTCACCATCGTCGGCCTGGGGAAATTCGGCGGACGGGAGCTGAACTACTCCAGCGACCTTGACCTGATCTTCCTCTATGACGGCGCCGGGGAGACAACTGGCGGCAGTGGCGGAACCCTGCGCAACAACGAGTACTTCGTGCGCCTGGTGCAGCGCCTCATCAACCGCCTCAGCGTTGCCACCAGCCGGGGCATCTGCTACAAGGTCGACGCCCGCCTGCGACCCAACGGCGATGCTGGAACCCTGGTCACCCCCCTGCAGGGTTTTGTGGAGTACCACGAAAACCAGCACGCCATGACCTGGGAAAAGCAGATGCTCCTCAAGGCCCGCTACGTCTGTGGCGATGAAAGCCTCTACCAGCGCTTCCGCAGCTATGTGAACGAAGCCGTATTCGGCCAGCCCTTTACGCCCGAGCAGTTCACCGAAATCCACGACATGCGTCTGCGCATCGAAAAGGAAAAAGGCGGCAGCACCGGAAAGCACCACGACTACAAGGCCGGAACGGGGGGATTGCTGGACATTGAGTTTCTCAGCCAGGCCATGCAGATATACCATGCGAAGTCTTTCCCTGAACTGCTAGATGCCAACCGCACCTTCGACCTGCTGGACCAGCTGCAGGCCATGGGAGCCTGGGAAAAAACGGATGGCGAAACACTGCGCCAGGGGTATTTGTTCTACCGGCACCTGGAAAATATGGTAAAAATATACCAGGACAATGCCAGCAGCCGCATAAATCTGAACGCCCAGGAGCTGAATCCCTTGGCATTTCGCATGGGATATGGCAAAACAGCCGGTGCCGCACTGCTGGAGTGCTACACCAGAACCAGCCGTGACGTGCGGGAGCTTTTTGCAAAGTACTTTGGCAAGCTACGGGACAGGTGA
- a CDS encoding GxxExxY protein — translation MLSENALGKIIVDTAVKLHQNTGPGLLESVYEVILAQLLTEQGLQVERQVSVPIHYNGRIFDEGFRADIVVNNMIILELKSVECIQNTHKKQLLTYLRLTDKKLGFLLNFGEALMKDGIVRIVNGLTE, via the coding sequence ATGTTAAGTGAAAATGCTCTTGGAAAAATCATTGTGGATACTGCGGTAAAGCTTCATCAAAACACTGGGCCTGGGCTATTGGAGAGTGTTTACGAAGTAATCCTCGCCCAATTACTTACAGAGCAGGGCCTGCAGGTTGAGCGGCAAGTTTCTGTGCCCATACACTACAATGGAAGAATCTTTGATGAAGGGTTTCGCGCTGATATTGTTGTAAACAACATGATTATTCTTGAGCTAAAGTCAGTGGAGTGTATTCAGAATACACATAAAAAGCAGCTTCTGACGTACTTGCGTCTTACCGATAAAAAGCTTGGTTTCCTGCTGAATTTTGGCGAAGCGCTCATGAAAGATGGAATCGTTCGTATTGTAAACGGATTAACAGAATAG
- the hfq gene encoding RNA chaperone Hfq, protein MSKNINLQDAFLFVARKDRVPVTVYLTNGVRMMGTVDSYDSYIIIMKCDEGIRMVYKHAISTIQPNVPMSIQKEPQ, encoded by the coding sequence ATGAGTAAAAATATCAACCTGCAGGACGCTTTTTTATTTGTGGCGAGGAAAGACCGGGTTCCGGTGACGGTCTACCTGACCAATGGTGTGCGCATGATGGGCACGGTGGATTCCTACGACAGCTATATTATCATCATGAAGTGCGATGAGGGCATCCGCATGGTCTACAAACATGCCATCAGCACAATCCAGCCCAATGTTCCCATGTCCATCCAGAAAGAGCCGCAATAG
- a CDS encoding cupin domain-containing protein has protein sequence MSLIKNITHTEVHQLAGLVEYGEGKVVSRTLTQTPHVGLTLFAFDAGEGISTHSAPGDAMVQILDGSAEITIGETTVVVKTGEVVVMPADIPHGLKAKERFKMLLFFVSSPKK, from the coding sequence ATGAGCTTGATCAAGAATATCACCCACACCGAAGTGCATCAACTGGCTGGACTGGTCGAATACGGCGAAGGCAAGGTGGTCAGCCGCACCCTGACCCAGACGCCCCATGTGGGCCTGACCCTGTTTGCCTTCGATGCCGGTGAAGGCATCAGTACCCACAGCGCCCCCGGCGATGCCATGGTGCAGATCCTGGATGGCAGCGCCGAGATCACCATTGGCGAAACCACGGTGGTGGTGAAGACTGGCGAAGTGGTGGTCATGCCCGCCGACATCCCCCACGGCCTGAAGGCCAAAGAGCGCTTTAAGATGCTGCTCTTTTTTGTGAGCAGCCCGAAGAAGTAG
- a CDS encoding ATP-grasp fold amidoligase family protein, with protein sequence MGSNMPVVLYKILFAMKKIYYNKLQRFFGFPVLKRKFFVQQGYTLDLNNPKSFNEKVNWKKVYDRNPLLPIVADKYRVRNYLHERLGSEIASEILIPHFAVVNNPSDIPFNELPDEYVIKTNHASGTNIIVSKDRPLDKVSALEKLNWWLIKPYGISKSEWVYQEIPPKIIIEKLLKDRQGRLPNDYKLHVFHGRCEFIQVDYDRFGGHEKSLYDREWEMLEVEWIRAKAKFEPPPATLERMISIAQILSYEFDYIRIDFYDVDGALYFGEMTHYPASGLGRFYPREFDFSLGKKWTIKPRYWEKGHG encoded by the coding sequence ATGGGAAGTAATATGCCTGTAGTCCTCTATAAAATTCTCTTTGCAATGAAAAAAATCTATTATAATAAATTGCAAAGATTTTTTGGCTTTCCGGTATTGAAACGTAAATTTTTTGTCCAGCAAGGTTACACCCTTGACCTTAATAACCCGAAAAGCTTTAATGAAAAAGTGAACTGGAAAAAGGTTTATGACAGGAACCCTTTGCTGCCGATTGTGGCAGACAAATATCGCGTACGTAATTATCTTCACGAAAGGTTAGGGAGTGAGATTGCTTCCGAGATATTAATTCCACATTTTGCTGTTGTGAATAATCCGTCAGATATTCCATTTAATGAGCTTCCCGATGAATATGTAATTAAAACAAATCATGCTTCTGGGACTAATATCATTGTTTCAAAGGATCGTCCCTTGGACAAAGTTAGTGCCTTAGAAAAGCTTAACTGGTGGCTTATTAAACCCTATGGTATATCGAAATCTGAATGGGTATATCAGGAGATTCCACCAAAAATTATCATTGAGAAATTACTGAAAGATAGGCAAGGAAGACTTCCTAATGACTACAAGCTTCATGTGTTCCATGGTCGCTGCGAATTTATCCAAGTAGACTATGACCGCTTTGGTGGTCATGAGAAGTCTTTATATGACAGGGAGTGGGAAATGCTGGAGGTAGAATGGATACGTGCAAAGGCAAAATTTGAGCCCCCTCCGGCTACTTTAGAAAGAATGATCTCAATTGCGCAGATATTGAGCTATGAGTTTGATTATATACGCATTGATTTTTATGATGTCGATGGTGCGCTTTATTTTGGGGAAATGACCCATTACCCAGCATCAGGTTTAGGCAGGTTTTATCCCCGTGAATTTGATTTTTCACTTGGCAAGAAGTGGACGATTAAACCTCGGTATTGGGAAAAGGGGCATGGATAA
- a CDS encoding MBL fold metallo-hydrolase gives MCAAPGSLWSGSGGEMRLTVLASGSKGNAALVETPKTRFLIDAGLNCKSLVQRLNSIGVDEHSIDAILLSHEHSDHVCGAGVFSRRFRVPVYATQLTGECTVNSVGDFHQFVPLHNSTSFSLGDAGVEVFSVSHDAADPVGFRISSLQNRHLCYVTDTGIYTSLIKQYAIGCHTLVMESNHDEIMLMEGKYPWPLKQRVRSRTGHASNREASAFLQEVWWDGMQNVILSHLSAENNIPALAYQESKRVLESMEASNTQLYGTRQHMVGSTIAV, from the coding sequence ATGTGTGCAGCACCTGGCTCCCTGTGGTCGGGCTCCGGGGGCGAGATGCGCCTGACGGTTCTTGCCAGCGGTTCCAAGGGGAACGCGGCCCTGGTGGAGACGCCGAAGACGCGCTTTTTGATTGACGCGGGGCTCAACTGCAAATCCCTGGTTCAGCGACTGAACTCCATCGGCGTTGACGAACACTCCATTGACGCCATTTTGCTTTCCCACGAACATTCCGACCACGTCTGCGGCGCGGGGGTCTTTTCCCGCCGTTTCCGCGTTCCGGTGTACGCCACCCAGCTCACGGGTGAGTGCACCGTAAACTCCGTGGGCGATTTTCACCAGTTTGTCCCCCTGCACAACAGCACGTCCTTTTCCCTTGGTGACGCGGGTGTGGAGGTTTTCAGTGTTTCCCACGATGCCGCCGATCCGGTGGGTTTTCGCATCAGTTCCCTGCAGAACCGTCACCTGTGCTATGTGACCGATACAGGCATTTACACCAGCCTGATCAAACAGTACGCCATCGGGTGCCACACACTGGTGATGGAGTCCAACCATGACGAGATCATGCTGATGGAGGGCAAGTACCCCTGGCCCCTGAAACAGCGGGTGCGCTCCCGCACCGGCCACGCATCCAACCGCGAAGCCTCGGCGTTTCTGCAGGAGGTATGGTGGGATGGCATGCAGAACGTTATCCTCTCCCACCTGAGTGCCGAAAACAATATCCCGGCCCTGGCCTACCAGGAGAGCAAACGGGTACTGGAAAGCATGGAAGCGAGCAATACCCAGCTGTACGGTACACGGCAGCATATGGTCGGCTCCACGATTGCGGTGTAG
- a CDS encoding O-antigen ligase family protein encodes MILYKCCTQGIKKATGVILKKLNEVLVGFFPLPAGAMRTRSLAAESIGIAGVICIFLGLGASRSLVSLGEMLVILALLLACRHVAAALKRDPIAWMLLIWIVYILARTYFALWEFPETTEEQWRIARRMARLGLVIPIAWWLGATLRGSMNALVLALVSLVLVIVFQIVEHDGDIGFLWGDARLHFMRNAQDFALYSSVAISGLIVFAPRIISFYAYCKALWVFKLIAFLVVSVTVGLAFAVADVRAQWVALGIMAVILFLLLTFRVVFVPGNRLKSSILLIAFTALLLVSLSFAWSSASERFLQEQDVLVLLLQGEYKDLRTSSIGHRVHMWRGALSEMEGRWLFGWGPGSSDVVMKIADIPPETKIRFRHFHSSYVEVLVRTGVVGSFLFFSIVFTIMAKFLRIWRQGKIPGDVALFVGFACIALMAGNATEAFFGMHFGTFFFVCIMAFAYQFVVSEGVRPLSSLSKGRALKVSVTKSGAV; translated from the coding sequence TTGATTTTGTATAAATGTTGCACTCAGGGCATAAAAAAAGCTACAGGGGTGATTCTCAAAAAGTTGAATGAGGTTTTGGTAGGGTTTTTCCCTTTGCCTGCCGGGGCGATGCGCACGCGCAGCCTTGCTGCGGAAAGTATTGGTATTGCAGGAGTAATATGCATTTTTCTTGGACTTGGTGCTTCTCGATCCCTGGTTAGTCTTGGTGAAATGCTGGTAATTTTGGCTTTACTGCTGGCATGCCGCCATGTAGCTGCTGCATTAAAACGAGACCCGATAGCTTGGATGCTTCTGATTTGGATAGTGTATATTCTGGCGAGAACCTACTTTGCTTTGTGGGAATTTCCTGAAACAACGGAGGAGCAGTGGCGAATAGCTCGGCGCATGGCAAGGCTTGGTTTAGTTATTCCAATAGCCTGGTGGTTAGGCGCGACACTGCGTGGCTCAATGAACGCGTTAGTGTTGGCGTTGGTAAGTTTGGTTCTTGTCATTGTTTTTCAGATTGTGGAACATGATGGAGATATTGGATTTCTCTGGGGTGATGCGCGTTTACACTTCATGAGAAATGCCCAGGATTTTGCCTTGTATTCATCGGTGGCTATTTCCGGACTTATTGTTTTTGCTCCACGTATAATTTCCTTTTATGCTTATTGCAAGGCATTATGGGTATTTAAGCTCATTGCTTTTCTCGTGGTGTCCGTCACGGTTGGTTTGGCCTTTGCGGTAGCTGATGTGCGTGCTCAGTGGGTGGCGCTTGGCATTATGGCTGTAATATTATTTCTTCTGCTAACTTTCAGGGTAGTATTTGTTCCTGGGAATCGGCTGAAAAGCAGTATTCTGCTAATTGCATTTACGGCTCTCTTGCTGGTATCCTTAAGTTTTGCATGGTCGAGTGCATCTGAGCGTTTTCTTCAGGAACAGGATGTGCTTGTCCTTCTCCTCCAGGGTGAATACAAGGACTTGCGAACCAGCTCTATCGGCCATCGGGTGCATATGTGGCGAGGCGCGCTTTCTGAAATGGAGGGCAGGTGGCTTTTTGGGTGGGGTCCAGGCAGTTCTGATGTGGTGATGAAAATAGCGGATATCCCTCCTGAAACAAAAATCAGATTCAGGCATTTTCATAGTAGTTATGTTGAAGTTCTTGTGAGGACAGGGGTGGTGGGGAGCTTTTTGTTTTTCAGTATCGTGTTTACCATCATGGCCAAATTTCTACGTATTTGGCGCCAAGGGAAAATACCCGGCGATGTAGCCCTTTTTGTTGGATTTGCATGTATCGCCCTAATGGCAGGAAACGCAACAGAGGCCTTTTTCGGAATGCATTTTGGCACGTTTTTTTTCGTTTGTATTATGGCATTTGCTTATCAGTTTGTGGTGTCTGAAGGCGTTAGGCCCTTAAGTTCCTTGAGCAAAGGCAGGGCCTTGAAGGTAAGTGTAACAAAGAGTGGTGCCGTGTGA
- the hisG gene encoding ATP phosphoribosyltransferase has protein sequence MKKNLVIALPKGRIQEESMKIFEKIGFGCRDMFSGSRKLIFPLQEQPVTFMIVRAQDVPTYVHHGAADVGICGKDTIEESTCDLYEPLDLGFGGCDVVVAEPKGYSTENPGYNGTIVGTKMVNVAERFFASKGVDVEIIKLYGSIELAPLVGLAHRVVDIVETGETLRQNGLEVKEVIFRSTCRVITNRNSMKNRHAQIEKLLADMAGQL, from the coding sequence ATGAAGAAGAACCTGGTGATCGCGCTGCCCAAGGGGCGCATTCAGGAAGAGTCCATGAAAATATTCGAGAAGATCGGCTTTGGCTGCCGCGACATGTTCAGCGGTTCGCGCAAGCTGATCTTCCCCCTGCAGGAGCAACCCGTCACCTTCATGATCGTGCGCGCCCAGGACGTTCCCACCTATGTACACCACGGCGCTGCCGATGTGGGTATCTGCGGCAAGGACACCATCGAGGAATCCACCTGCGATCTCTACGAACCCCTGGACCTGGGATTTGGTGGCTGCGATGTGGTGGTGGCGGAGCCCAAGGGCTACTCCACCGAGAACCCCGGCTATAACGGCACCATCGTGGGCACCAAGATGGTGAACGTGGCCGAGCGATTCTTCGCCTCCAAAGGCGTCGATGTGGAAATCATCAAACTCTATGGCTCCATTGAGCTGGCACCGCTGGTGGGGCTGGCCCACCGGGTGGTGGATATTGTGGAAACCGGCGAAACCCTGCGCCAGAACGGCCTGGAAGTCAAAGAAGTCATCTTCCGCTCCACCTGCCGGGTCATCACCAACCGCAACAGCATGAAAAACCGCCACGCCCAGATTGAAAAGCTGCTGGCGGACATGGCCGGGCAGCTCTGA
- the murA gene encoding UDP-N-acetylglucosamine 1-carboxyvinyltransferase, with protein MDKFIIHGGVPLQGHVNISGAKNAALPIIAASVLTEQPMKINNVPRLRDIYTISKILQHMGATCELDEATNCFHVHRNGMNRLEAPYELVKTMRASILFLGPMVARYHEARVSLPGGCAIGARPVNLHLDALRKMGVELDIVDGYIIARCEELRGAAISFDTVTVTGTENIMMAATLAKGKTVLKNAAKEPEVVDLARCLTSMGAHIEGAGTDTITIHGVEELRGTEYSVMPDRIEAGTFMAAAAITAGHVTLPIEVAQYLESVIIKLRDCDIRIECDDELIHIYGNGITCRDMATSPYPGFPTDMQAQYMALMCRGTGVSVIEETIFENRFMHVAELRRMGCDIEVQGSRAIVKGKPRLKGAPVMATDLRASASLVIAALAASGASEISRIYHLDRGYDHIEEKLSRLGAKIERVRE; from the coding sequence ATGGACAAATTCATCATTCACGGCGGTGTACCGCTGCAGGGTCATGTGAATATCAGCGGAGCCAAAAACGCCGCCCTTCCCATCATTGCCGCTTCCGTACTCACGGAACAGCCCATGAAAATCAACAACGTGCCCCGTTTACGGGACATCTACACCATCAGCAAAATCCTGCAGCACATGGGCGCCACCTGCGAGCTTGATGAGGCGACCAACTGCTTCCACGTTCACCGCAACGGCATGAATCGTCTGGAAGCCCCCTATGAGCTGGTGAAGACCATGCGCGCCAGCATTCTCTTCCTCGGCCCCATGGTGGCCCGCTACCACGAAGCCAGGGTGAGCCTGCCCGGAGGCTGCGCCATTGGCGCCCGTCCGGTCAACCTGCACCTGGACGCTCTGCGCAAGATGGGGGTGGAGCTGGATATTGTGGATGGCTACATCATCGCCCGCTGCGAAGAACTGCGGGGAGCGGCCATTTCCTTTGACACGGTTACGGTTACGGGCACCGAAAACATCATGATGGCCGCCACCCTGGCCAAGGGCAAAACCGTGCTGAAAAACGCCGCCAAGGAGCCGGAAGTGGTGGATCTGGCCCGCTGCCTGACCTCCATGGGAGCCCATATTGAAGGCGCCGGAACCGACACCATCACCATCCACGGCGTTGAAGAGCTGCGCGGCACCGAGTACAGCGTCATGCCCGACCGCATTGAGGCGGGAACCTTCATGGCGGCGGCGGCCATCACGGCCGGGCACGTCACCCTGCCCATCGAAGTGGCCCAGTATCTGGAAAGCGTTATCATCAAGCTGCGCGACTGCGACATCCGCATTGAGTGTGACGATGAACTCATACATATTTACGGCAACGGCATCACCTGCCGCGACATGGCCACCAGTCCCTACCCCGGCTTTCCCACCGACATGCAGGCCCAGTACATGGCCCTGATGTGCCGTGGCACGGGGGTCAGCGTTATCGAGGAAACCATCTTTGAAAACCGCTTCATGCACGTGGCAGAGCTGCGCCGCATGGGCTGCGATATCGAAGTGCAGGGCTCACGGGCCATCGTCAAGGGCAAACCACGCCTCAAGGGTGCCCCGGTCATGGCAACAGATCTGCGAGCCAGCGCGTCCCTGGTGATTGCCGCCCTGGCCGCCAGCGGAGCCAGTGAAATCAGCCGCATTTACCACCTGGATCGCGGTTACGACCACATTGAAGAAAAACTCTCCCGCCTGGGAGCCAAAATAGAAAGGGTACGGGAATGA
- a CDS encoding class I SAM-dependent RNA methyltransferase — MKHQQSEESIALTIAKYAPPGIGLGYARDKAVFVPATSPGDQVQARVTQEKKRHMRAEVTAILEPSPQRVEPFCPHYLKCGGCDLMHITYPDQVSLKQRMAQETLAGQSMIREIPLVPSPEPVAYRHRAQLKVRHGQVGFFARGTNQVVPVANCPVLAPPLQQVVQDMAARPPRDGDYLLLASALQASAAVSFRDHRACEPVEGSPSMVLEDYGFGPMLLDSAGFAQANPFVTALMASHVASACAGQHVFEGYCGSGTFSRAIASGAASLEAWEISAPAVKLARRNCRDLANTRFQAGDAEKSAIGSDRQIVVVDPPRTGLGRGMTSRILASHAKKLIYISCNPATMARDLRFLQENSAFTLTHLEGFDMYPHTTHLEMLAMLER, encoded by the coding sequence ATGAAACACCAGCAATCCGAGGAGTCCATCGCCCTGACCATTGCGAAATATGCTCCGCCGGGAATTGGCCTGGGGTACGCCCGGGACAAAGCCGTTTTCGTGCCCGCCACCTCCCCCGGCGACCAGGTACAGGCGCGTGTCACCCAGGAAAAAAAACGCCACATGCGTGCTGAGGTGACAGCGATACTCGAACCCTCGCCCCAGCGCGTCGAACCCTTCTGCCCCCACTACCTGAAGTGCGGCGGATGCGATCTGATGCATATCACTTACCCCGACCAGGTCAGCCTTAAACAGCGCATGGCCCAGGAGACCCTGGCCGGACAGTCCATGATCCGGGAAATCCCGCTGGTTCCCTCACCCGAACCTGTGGCCTATCGCCACCGCGCCCAGCTCAAGGTGCGCCATGGCCAGGTCGGTTTTTTTGCCCGCGGCACCAATCAGGTCGTCCCCGTCGCCAACTGCCCGGTGCTGGCGCCACCCCTGCAACAGGTGGTACAGGACATGGCCGCGCGACCTCCCAGGGACGGCGATTACCTGCTGCTGGCTTCCGCCCTTCAGGCCAGCGCCGCCGTCAGCTTCCGCGATCACCGCGCCTGCGAGCCTGTTGAAGGCTCTCCCTCCATGGTTCTGGAAGACTACGGCTTTGGCCCCATGCTCCTTGACAGCGCCGGATTTGCCCAGGCAAACCCCTTTGTCACTGCCCTTATGGCCAGCCACGTTGCCAGCGCCTGCGCCGGACAGCATGTCTTTGAAGGCTACTGCGGCAGCGGAACCTTCTCGCGGGCCATCGCCTCAGGTGCTGCCTCCCTGGAGGCCTGGGAGATATCTGCTCCAGCGGTGAAACTGGCACGGCGCAACTGCCGCGACCTTGCCAACACCCGCTTCCAGGCAGGCGACGCAGAAAAATCCGCCATCGGCAGCGATCGTCAAATCGTTGTGGTCGATCCGCCCCGCACCGGCCTCGGCCGGGGCATGACCAGCAGAATTCTCGCAAGCCATGCCAAAAAGCTGATCTACATCAGCTGCAATCCTGCCACCATGGCCCGCGACCTGCGCTTCCTTCAGGAAAACTCTGCCTTTACCCTTACCCACCTGGAGGGTTTTGACATGTACCCGCACACCACCCACCTGGAAATGCTGGCTATGCTGGAGCGTTGA